One window of the Paenibacillus beijingensis genome contains the following:
- the fabZ gene encoding 3-hydroxyacyl-ACP dehydratase FabZ: MLDIQEIMKIIPHRQPFLLIDRILEVEDGKRAVGLKNVTMNEPFFQGHFPEFPVMPGVLITEALAQVGAVAILKVEENRGKLAMFAGIDNFRFRGQVLPGDTLLLEVEITRLKGIVGKGRATARVGEKVVAEGEIMFALTNPAQS; the protein is encoded by the coding sequence ATGCTCGATATTCAAGAGATTATGAAGATTATTCCACACCGGCAGCCTTTTTTGCTCATCGATCGTATTTTAGAGGTGGAGGACGGAAAAAGAGCGGTCGGTCTGAAAAACGTGACGATGAACGAACCTTTTTTTCAAGGACATTTTCCGGAGTTCCCGGTCATGCCCGGCGTTCTCATTACGGAAGCGCTCGCACAGGTGGGTGCCGTCGCGATTCTGAAAGTGGAGGAAAACCGGGGCAAGCTGGCCATGTTCGCCGGCATCGACAACTTCCGCTTCCGGGGTCAGGTACTGCCGGGCGATACGCTTCTGCTGGAAGTGGAGATTACGCGTCTGAAAGGCATCGTCGGCAAAGGCCGGGCTACGGCTCGTGTAGGCGAAAAAGTGGTGGCCGAAGGCGAGATTATGTTTGCGCTCACGAACCCGGCGCAGTCTTAA
- a CDS encoding CDP-alcohol phosphatidyltransferase family protein: MNLPNLLTSIRFLLIPVYVVVFMNGQLISSFLIMTAAGLTDILDGYIARKRGQITRIGILLDPLADKLMLITVVLSLMWTEMIPWSAAVLMFVRDLTMIAIAAFFHFRGRMPTPANRLGKATTALYYAAIMLIFFRAPYGTALLWAAVASSYVSSFVYLLAHRKGNEQSDKA, from the coding sequence ATGAATCTGCCGAACTTGCTTACTTCGATTCGGTTTCTTTTAATACCCGTTTACGTTGTCGTATTTATGAACGGGCAGTTGATTTCTTCTTTCCTCATTATGACTGCTGCGGGGCTGACCGATATTCTTGACGGCTATATTGCCCGTAAGAGAGGACAGATCACCCGAATCGGCATTTTGCTGGATCCGCTTGCCGATAAACTGATGCTGATTACAGTCGTCTTGTCCTTAATGTGGACGGAGATGATCCCTTGGAGCGCGGCTGTTCTCATGTTTGTCCGGGATCTGACGATGATTGCGATCGCCGCCTTTTTTCACTTTCGGGGAAGAATGCCGACTCCCGCCAACCGGCTCGGCAAAGCGACGACGGCGCTGTATTATGCTGCGATCATGCTCATCTTTTTCCGGGCGCCTTACGGAACGGCGCTTTTGTGGGCGGCTGTCGCAAGCTCGTATGTTTCGTCATTCGTCTATTTGCTGGCGCACCGGAAAGGCAACGAACAGAGCGACAAGGCATAA
- a CDS encoding DNA-directed RNA polymerase subunit beta, protein MSNKSEGVRLSGRDVLRAEEERDYGRSASRARSGNKEPDTAPQTGGVRSKERQSAKKRRRFTVLWFVKKSIVPLLWILGLFAGMYVGYIYLGKGNPSEVFEVSTWKHMFDLIFSDS, encoded by the coding sequence ATGAGCAATAAATCGGAAGGAGTCCGGCTCTCCGGCCGTGACGTGTTAAGAGCGGAGGAAGAGCGGGATTACGGCAGGAGCGCATCCCGCGCCCGGTCCGGGAATAAGGAGCCTGATACTGCCCCGCAGACGGGCGGCGTCCGGTCGAAAGAAAGGCAGTCCGCAAAGAAACGGCGCAGGTTTACGGTGCTCTGGTTCGTCAAGAAAAGCATTGTTCCGCTTCTATGGATTTTGGGCTTGTTTGCCGGAATGTACGTCGGCTATATCTATCTCGGTAAAGGTAATCCGTCCGAAGTGTTCGAGGTTTCGACTTGGAAGCATATGTTCGATCTGATTTTTTCCGATTCCTAA
- a CDS encoding flagellar hook-basal body protein produces MNSSIITASVSMGGLQKKLDLIADNIANVNTVGYKRKDSTFEDLLTSFKQQPEEFRQDGRMSPLGYGRGWGSRFVQTGPDMTQGTFKETGMATDVAIGGRALFEVATDLAGGRAYTRNGAFELTKNENGVTILGTQEGYPVMAVTGTDAATGQPVEGPVAIPDGYRLAIDSEGVITGVNAAGDRLPLGRLKLVEPVRPEELSPTANNLFNVPAGVNRGDILRDFGPDAADGITVRQGFLEQSNVDLTQEMTDLMNVQRAYQLVARAISSSDTMQSLANNMRGS; encoded by the coding sequence TTGAACAGCTCGATCATTACGGCATCGGTATCGATGGGCGGTTTGCAGAAGAAGCTTGACCTTATTGCCGACAATATTGCCAATGTGAATACGGTCGGTTATAAACGCAAAGACTCCACCTTTGAAGATCTGCTAACCAGCTTCAAACAGCAGCCCGAAGAATTCCGGCAGGACGGCCGGATGTCTCCGCTCGGGTACGGGAGGGGATGGGGTTCCCGTTTTGTGCAGACAGGCCCCGATATGACGCAGGGAACGTTCAAGGAGACCGGCATGGCTACCGATGTGGCGATCGGCGGGAGAGCGCTGTTCGAGGTCGCAACGGACCTTGCAGGCGGCAGAGCGTACACTAGAAACGGCGCTTTTGAATTGACGAAGAACGAAAACGGTGTTACGATACTGGGAACCCAGGAAGGTTATCCGGTAATGGCGGTAACGGGTACGGATGCCGCAACGGGACAGCCCGTTGAAGGTCCGGTTGCAATCCCGGACGGCTATCGGCTTGCGATCGATTCCGAAGGGGTCATAACAGGCGTGAACGCTGCGGGAGATAGGCTGCCGCTTGGACGTTTGAAGCTGGTGGAACCAGTCCGGCCGGAGGAACTGTCTCCGACCGCGAACAATTTGTTCAACGTTCCCGCCGGTGTGAATCGCGGCGATATTTTGCGGGATTTCGGTCCGGACGCTGCGGACGGCATCACGGTCCGGCAAGGATTTTTGGAGCAGTCCAACGTCGATCTGACGCAAGAGATGACGGATTTAATGAATGTACAGCGCGCTTATCAATTGGTCGCCCGGGCGATCTCGTCAAGCGATACGATGCAGTCGCTTGCCAACAATATGCGCGGTTCCTAA
- a CDS encoding flagellar hook-basal body protein, whose product MLRGLYTAAAGMVAQQRVHDTVTNNIANINTPGYKQSAALTRSFPEMLLSLTGVENEPPAAVGRLASGVMAEESVPIQRQGDLMKTDKPLDFAIVSHIQVPGVTFDGSGKSVAQDGTVTFEPQAYFTLRNADGEARYTRGGQFSLNEDGYLVTADGAEVIGGGGQPLRFAVGTNAADLKLGPGNRFYNGTVDTGQALLISRIDNPNDLVREGDGKFRLEGDAPARPVTAGEGADVQQGYIERSNVDAAQSMVDLMTALRAYEANQKVVQYYDQSLDKAVNSVGRV is encoded by the coding sequence ATGCTTAGAGGCCTATATACGGCGGCGGCGGGCATGGTCGCCCAGCAGCGCGTTCACGACACCGTGACGAACAACATCGCCAACATCAATACGCCGGGGTACAAGCAGTCCGCTGCACTCACCCGGTCCTTTCCGGAAATGCTGCTTTCGTTAACGGGAGTGGAGAACGAGCCGCCCGCAGCGGTCGGGCGTTTGGCCAGCGGCGTCATGGCCGAGGAAAGCGTTCCGATTCAGCGCCAGGGCGATCTGATGAAGACGGATAAGCCGCTCGATTTTGCGATCGTATCCCATATTCAGGTGCCCGGCGTTACGTTCGACGGTTCGGGCAAATCGGTTGCGCAGGACGGAACGGTGACATTCGAGCCGCAGGCTTATTTCACGTTGCGGAATGCGGACGGCGAAGCCCGCTATACGCGCGGAGGGCAGTTCTCGCTGAACGAGGACGGTTACCTCGTTACCGCGGACGGAGCGGAGGTTATTGGAGGCGGCGGTCAGCCGCTCCGATTTGCCGTCGGAACGAATGCCGCCGATCTGAAGCTCGGACCGGGAAACCGGTTCTATAACGGAACGGTCGATACCGGCCAAGCTTTGCTCATCAGCCGCATCGATAATCCGAACGATCTCGTTCGCGAAGGAGACGGCAAATTCCGGCTGGAAGGCGACGCCCCGGCAAGACCGGTAACGGCCGGCGAAGGGGCCGACGTGCAGCAAGGGTATATTGAACGGTCGAATGTCGATGCCGCACAGTCGATGGTCGATTTGATGACGGCGCTCCGTGCATACGAAGCGAATCAGAAAGTGGTTCAATACTACGACCAGAGCCTAGACAAAGCGGTCAATTCCGTCGGCAGAGTGTAG
- the mreB gene encoding rod shape-determining protein MreB, with amino-acid sequence MLSKDIGIDLGTANVSIHVKGRGVVLDEPSVVAIESDTKRVLAVGNEAYRMVGRTPGNIVAIRPLRDGVIADFEITEIMLKAFIDRIGGRSWYSRPRILICAPTNITSVEQKAIREAAERSGAREVYMEEEPKAAAIGAGMDIYQPSGNMVVDIGGGTTDVAVLSMGDVVTSSSIKIAGDKFDSDIMKYIKSKYKLLIGERTSEEIKIRIGTVYDGGRKESVDIRGRDMVTGLPQTISIHSDEIREALSDSVESIIAAAKSVLEQTPPELSADIVDRGVILTGGGALLDGLDLLLAEQLKVPVLVAEDAMHCVVKGTGVMLDNLDKRAHSKIRF; translated from the coding sequence AAAGTGACACGAAGCGTGTATTGGCAGTAGGAAATGAGGCCTACCGGATGGTCGGACGGACACCAGGCAATATTGTTGCCATCCGGCCTCTTCGCGATGGGGTCATAGCGGATTTTGAAATTACGGAAATTATGCTTAAAGCGTTCATTGACCGGATCGGGGGACGCAGCTGGTACAGCCGGCCGCGCATTTTGATCTGCGCTCCGACAAACATCACCTCTGTCGAACAGAAGGCGATTCGGGAAGCGGCGGAGCGAAGCGGTGCGCGGGAAGTGTATATGGAAGAGGAGCCGAAAGCGGCCGCGATCGGAGCCGGAATGGACATTTACCAACCGAGCGGAAATATGGTGGTGGATATCGGCGGGGGAACGACGGATGTGGCCGTCCTGTCTATGGGCGATGTCGTAACCTCCTCTTCCATTAAGATCGCGGGGGACAAGTTCGATTCCGATATTATGAAATATATCAAGAGCAAGTACAAGCTGCTGATCGGAGAGCGGACAAGCGAGGAAATCAAAATCCGGATCGGAACGGTATACGACGGCGGACGCAAGGAATCGGTCGACATTCGCGGTCGGGATATGGTGACGGGACTTCCGCAGACGATCTCCATTCACTCCGATGAAATCCGCGAAGCGCTGTCGGATTCGGTGGAGTCCATTATCGCCGCCGCCAAATCGGTGCTGGAACAGACGCCGCCGGAGCTGTCGGCGGACATCGTCGACCGCGGCGTTATTTTAACGGGCGGGGGCGCGCTGCTCGACGGTCTGGACCTGCTGCTGGCGGAACAGCTTAAAGTTCCGGTGCTGGTGGCGGAAGATGCGATGCACTGCGTTGTGAAAGGGACAGGCGTCATGCTGGACAACCTGGATAAAAGGGCCCACAGCAAGATCCGCTTTTAG